Within the Vagococcus carniphilus genome, the region TCCCATTACAAAACTTCCTATAAGCACTCTAGTAATATTTGAACGAACATAATATAACGGCATTATTCTATATTTAGTTGTTAATCTCTTATAGGCTAATACCGTTACTAAACCAAAAGAGATAACTGAAGCAATATTTGCTCCATAACCTTCTAAAAAGTAGATACAAGGTATTTGTAAAATTATCTTAGTAATAAGCCCAAAACCAAAGTATATTAAAGCCATTCGATGCTCTCCCAGTGATTGAATAATCGTAAACATTGCTGTAAATAATGAAAAGATTATCGCCGATAGAACTGCTATAACCAAATAATTTCCACCTTGTTTATCAGGTCCAAATATTAAGCGATAAGCTGGTTGAGATAAAATCATTAAACCAATGGACATAGGTAAGAGCATCATTAAAGTCATTCTTAAACTATCAGCAATCGCTCGTTCAAGTTCTTCTTGGTTTCGATTCCCAATTTCAGCAATTAAAGGTAACGATGCTCCACCAACTGACGCTGATAAAGCAATAATTAATGCAGTTAATTTATTTGGATTAGCTGAGGATTGACTAAACAAGAATTCGATTCCTTTTAATGTAAATCCTCCCTTTAGGATTAGAATTTCTTTTAACATTAATTGGTCGATTAACTGAGTTAATGTAATAGCAGAACCAATGATGACAAAAGGTATGGACTCCATAACGATTGAGCCAATTAATTGTTTCGTTGAGATTGGTAACTCAGGTAAACTACTTCTTAATTTTTCTTGATAAATCAACCGTCTTTTATAAACATAAATAATAAGGTATAGAAGAGCTAACATCCCTCCAATAAATGAAGCAAAAGTACTTAACTTAACAGCTTGAGCAATATTACCATGGTTGATTTGTAAAATAAAAAAGGTAAATCCTAAAATAAAAATAATGCGACCTAATTGCTCTAAAACTTGAGATAGACTAAAAGGTTTTAAATCGTTATTTCCTTGAAAAAAGCCTCTAAAAACACTTAAAATAGGAATAATTGCTAAAGATGGACAAAGTGAACGTATACATAAAATGGCATCTTCAATGTTACTAATGGGACTATTTTTTGCTAAAGTAGGAGCTAGTATATACATCATAATAGCAGAGATAATTCCAGTAACAGTCATTAGTAATCCACTAACTTTTAAGACTTTAAGACTGGTTCTAAAATTATTCTTTCCATTATATTCTGCCACTTGTTTTGCAATAGCACTTGGAAATCCAGCTGTTCCTAACGTTAAAAATAATGCATAAGGTACATAGGCAACATTATATAAAGCTTGAGCCTCTAATCCATTTTGCTGACTTCCCATCATAGCTAACCAAGGGATAATATAAATAATACCTAATATTTTTGAGAATAAGTTAGCGAATGATAGCCAGAAAGTACCGATAACTAATTTTCTTTTCATTTTTTTAAACTCCTTCTTAACTTTTTCACCTTATCAAAAGAAATCTAGATATTCAATGAATTAAAGAAAATTTTGGAAAGATTTAAAAAGATCAATTATTTTTGTTCTAAAACAGAAAATTCGCTCAGTTAAAGGTATTCTAGGTTCACATGTTTAGTGATTATACCAAGTTGAATATAAGGTATAATTATATTAATAAAGACTGATTTATTTAGGAGGTTTCACTTTGAGTAAGATCATTCATAATACGGACAAATATTTTTCATTTCATGATTCTCTGATTACTAAATGCTATTTTGAGAATGGAAAATTAAACTTTGAGTTTGAATATGTTTCTTGTTGGCTTAATAACCAAGATGTTCCAGCAGTTTATACAAGTGAAGGAAATCCTAAATTAATAATTGAGCTTGAATCTATGATTAGTTGGACTAATTGGGAAAAGCAAATAGATTATACAAAAAACTTTGAACTTCACCTTCAAGAAATAGTTGGAATTGAATTTTTGTCGTTTAAGCAATTTGATGATTTAGGAAAAATTATTTTAGTTGGTGAAGATGTGGAATTTACTTTTAAACAATTTGAGATTATCGTCATTCCTTCTAATTTATATTTTTATAGAAATCTATATAAAGATGAAATTCAAAAATTTCAATTAGAAGAAATGCCTAAGACCAATTTACAGGTAAATTGGTCTTAGGTATTTAACGAGCTAGTTAACATGATTACATATTATAATACGCAACTTTATGATATTATTCTTTCTGTATATGTCTCCATTTAACCTCCACTGGATAGGTTACACTTAGTTGAACAGAAAAGATAAGGTGTTTATACTTAATAAAAAACAGAGTAGGAGAACATCTAATGGCAACTAACAGAAAACCAAGACGTACTTTCAAAGAATCCTTTAAGAAACAAATGGTTGAACTGCACAGATCAGGAAAGCCAAGAAAAGATATTCTTAGAGAATATGATTTAACACCATCAACCTTCGATAAATGGGTGAAACAATACAACCAATCAGGTTCATTCAAAGAGAAAGACAACCTAACTCCTGAAGAAAAAGAATTACGTGAGTTACGCAAACTAAATAAAGAATTGATGATGGAAAATGATATTTTAAAGCAAGCGGCGCTGATATTCGGACGAAAGTAGAAGTTGTCAGAAAAAATAAAGATAAGTACAGTGTATCAGCGATGTGTCGGAAATTAGAAGTTTCTCGAGGTGCTTATTACTATGAAATTAAAAAGAAAGAATTAGAAGCTGTTGTAGAGAAAGCCATTATTGATTCCTTTACAAGCAGCAGAAATTCCTATGGATCAAGAAGAATTAAAGATGATCTGAAAGATCAAGGATTAATTGTTTCAAGAAGAAGAATCAGACGAGTTATGTTGAAATTTAATTTTGTGTCAAGTTATACTACGCTAAAATTTAAACCTTTAGCAGCCAGTAAAAATGAGCAAAAAATTGAAAATGTCTTGTCCCGAGAGTTTGATAGAAACGAACCGATGGAAGCATTAGTCACAGACTTAACTTATGTTAAAGTTGGCAATAAGTGGCACTATGTTTGTTTCATTATAGACTTGTTTAACCGAGAAATAGTTGGTTATTCAAGTGGCCCTAATAAATCAGTAGACCTTGTTTTACAAGCTTTAGCAACAATAAATAGTTCTCTAGAAAGTGTCCAATTCTTTCATACAGACCGAGGAAAGGAATTTGACAACCAAAGTATTGATGAATTATTGGATGCGTTTCAAATCAAACGTTCTTTATCTCGTCCTGGTTGTCCCTATGATAACGCAGTGGCAGAAGCAACCTATCGAGCGTTTAAGATTGAGTTTATTTACCAACAATCTTTTGATTCTTTGTTTGAACTACAATATGAGTTAATGGATTATGTCAATTGGTGGAATAAATTTAGAAAGCATGGAAAATTAGGTTATTTATCACCTTTAAATTATCGTTTGGACTGGAAAATGAAGCAAGCTGTTTAACAGGAAGTAAAATAACTATTGGAACAAAATAAAGACCTTATAATTTTTGTATAGAAAAGTGTTGCCAATTCACACTATTACTTCTAAGATAATTGTCAGAAAGAATACTGAACAAAATCCGATAAATACAGTAGATTCATTATTAGGATAACCAAAAATAAATGAAGATAAAAACATTAATAGACACAAAATTCCTAACACAAGACAATAAGTTCCTCTGACTTTATTAGAAAAAGTAATGTATTCCTTTTTATTTTTTCTAAATAAAATTGACACATCATTCCAAGGGGTATTAGGTGTAAACCTAGATAAACTTCCAAAGAGAAAAACTAAAGTAAAACCACCAAAAAGAAACCTCATTTTACTCACTCCTTTTGTTTAATTATAACATTTTACACGCGTTTTAATGATATGTTAGGTTATTGTACTAGAAGTTATACAAAGTTCCTACAAACGATTTGAGTCTAATTAGTACATTTTCATACAAATATTTCTAATTAATATTAATTATTCTTTACTTAAATATTGTTGAACTTCTTTAGGTTGCGTCAAGAATTATGTGTAAATGGAAAAAACCATTCTGTCGGTTAAGTTAAAACATTGATTCTAATGTATCTTGTATTTCTTTAAAACCTTTATGAATCCGACACAAAAATTTCTGATTATAGTTGTTGAATTGAGAAACTAAGAATCTCTCTAGAGATTCTTCATTAGGGAATTGTTCTTTTCTTTTTGTATATTTCTTTAATTGTTTGTTAAAACCTTCAATCAAGTTAGTTGAATAAATGGTTCTTCTGATTGATGGAGGAAAATTATAAAAGGTTAATATAGCAGGATTCATGAGTAATTTAACTACTCGTGGATACTGCTTTTTCCATTTATCTATCATAAAACTTATTTGATTCATAGCTTCTTCTTTTGAAGCTGCTTGATAAACCAATTTAAAATCATTACAGACTTCTTGTCGATCACTAACACGAACCTTATGAGCAATATTTCTAGAGATATGGACACAACATTGTTGAAATTGAGCATTTGGATAAATACTATGGATACTATCGTCAATGCCGCTTAAACCATCAGTTACGACTAATAAAACCTCTTCTAAACCACGGTCTTTTAGGTCTTGAAGTATTTCTTTCCAAACATACGAAGACTCAGTTGGAGCAATACTAAACCCAAGAACCTCTTTGGTCCCATCCAGTCGGATACCTATGACAATATATACAGCTTCTTTTGAGACAGTTTGTCTTTTTAAAGGAATGTGAGTAGCATCCATAAAAATGATTGAGTATTGGGATTCTAAGGACCTTTCTTTAAAAGCAACAACATCTTCAGATACTATTTGAGTGATATTGGAAATGGTTTGTGGTGTATAGTAATGACCATACATTTTTTCAATCAACTCAGAGATTTCAGACATAGTGATTCCTTTTTGAAATAATTGGATAATGGTGGTTTCTAAAGAGTCGTTACTTCTTTTATAAGCAGGCAACGTTTGTTGAGAAAACTCTCCATTTCTATCTCTAGGAATTGCCAAATTTAATTCTCCATACTCTGTTTTAAATGAACGAGAATAATTCCCATTTCGGGAATTACCTGAATTAAAACCAGTGCGATCATATTTCTCATAATCAAGAAAAGCCGTTAATTCAGCTTGTAGCAGTGTATTGATAGCTAATTCTAGATGACGACGGAATAAGTCATCCAAATCACCTTTATTGATTAGTGTTTCCATAATTTCTGTAGTAAAATTAGTCATGAGAAAGTCCTCCTATAAAATTTCGGTTGTGGTAACTTTAATTTTACAGAATGGACTTTCTTTTTATCTACCTAAAATTTCTATTTACACAAAATATTTTACGCTATCCTTCTTTAGGAATAGAATCCCAAGAAATAAATTCTAGTTCATAAACATAATCATCTTTATATTCTATTTTTCCAAAATTCTTTCCTTTAGGTGATTGACCACCTTGAAAAGTTAAAAA harbors:
- a CDS encoding IS3 family transposase (programmed frameshift), whose protein sequence is MATNRKPRRTFKESFKKQMVELHRSGKPRKDILREYDLTPSTFDKWVKQYNQSGSFKEKDNLTPEEKELRELRKLNKELMMENDILKQAALIFGRKLEVVRKNKDKYSVSAMCRKLEVSRGAYYYEIKKKELEAVVEKAIIDSFTSSRNSYGSRRIKDDLKDQGLIVSRRRIRRVMLKFNFVSSYTTLKFKPLAASKNEQKIENVLSREFDRNEPMEALVTDLTYVKVGNKWHYVCFIIDLFNREIVGYSSGPNKSVDLVLQALATINSSLESVQFFHTDRGKEFDNQSIDELLDAFQIKRSLSRPGCPYDNAVAEATYRAFKIEFIYQQSFDSLFELQYELMDYVNWWNKFRKHGKLGYLSPLNYRLDWKMKQAV
- a CDS encoding putative polysaccharide biosynthesis protein, which produces MKRKLVIGTFWLSFANLFSKILGIIYIIPWLAMMGSQQNGLEAQALYNVAYVPYALFLTLGTAGFPSAIAKQVAEYNGKNNFRTSLKVLKVSGLLMTVTGIISAIMMYILAPTLAKNSPISNIEDAILCIRSLCPSLAIIPILSVFRGFFQGNNDLKPFSLSQVLEQLGRIIFILGFTFFILQINHGNIAQAVKLSTFASFIGGMLALLYLIIYVYKRRLIYQEKLRSSLPELPISTKQLIGSIVMESIPFVIIGSAITLTQLIDQLMLKEILILKGGFTLKGIEFLFSQSSANPNKLTALIIALSASVGGASLPLIAEIGNRNQEELERAIADSLRMTLMMLLPMSIGLMILSQPAYRLIFGPDKQGGNYLVIAVLSAIIFSLFTAMFTIIQSLGEHRMALIYFGFGLITKIILQIPCIYFLEGYGANIASVISFGLVTVLAYKRLTTKYRIMPLYYVRSNITRVLIGSFVMGIICFIFAQSLKQFFNIDSWLSSLLYSSIIASIGVFVYGIIVFRKTAKKYYLAFKSR
- a CDS encoding IS256 family transposase produces the protein MTNFTTEIMETLINKGDLDDLFRRHLELAINTLLQAELTAFLDYEKYDRTGFNSGNSRNGNYSRSFKTEYGELNLAIPRDRNGEFSQQTLPAYKRSNDSLETTIIQLFQKGITMSEISELIEKMYGHYYTPQTISNITQIVSEDVVAFKERSLESQYSIIFMDATHIPLKRQTVSKEAVYIVIGIRLDGTKEVLGFSIAPTESSYVWKEILQDLKDRGLEEVLLVVTDGLSGIDDSIHSIYPNAQFQQCCVHISRNIAHKVRVSDRQEVCNDFKLVYQAASKEEAMNQISFMIDKWKKQYPRVVKLLMNPAILTFYNFPPSIRRTIYSTNLIEGFNKQLKKYTKRKEQFPNEESLERFLVSQFNNYNQKFLCRIHKGFKEIQDTLESMF